The Streptomyces sp. B3I8 nucleotide sequence CCCCGCTGGACTCCCTCACCCTCGACGTGCCCCTGGCCGGCGTACGGGGTGTGGCCTACGTCCTGCCCACCGCCGTCAGCCCGGCCCAGCGGGCGAGCCACCGCGTCCACCTGAAGGGCATGCTCCTCACGGAGCGGGCCGAACAGCTCCTGCCCGACTGGGCGTTCTTCGTACGCTGCGTCCTCGACACGGACAGTCTGCGGCCCACCGCCTCCCGCGAGTCCCTGTACGAGGACGAGACCCTGGCCGGGGTCCGCGACGCCCTCGGGGAACGCATCCGCTCCTGGCTGACCGGCCTCGCCGCACAGGACCCCGAACGGCTCACCGCCTTCCTCGCCGTGCACCACCTCGGCGTCAAGTCGCTGGCCCGGCACGACACCGAGATGCTGCGCACGATGCTGCCGTGGCTGCCGTTCGAGACGACCGACGGCCGCCTCTCCCTGGAGGAGTTCGCCCAGCGCCACCCCGTGGTGCACTTCACGCGCACGGTCGAGGAGTACCGCCAGGTCGCGCCCATCGCCTCCGCACAGGGCATAGGCGTCGTCAACGGCGGCTACACCTACGACAGCGACCTCGTGGAGGCGCTGCCCTCGGTGCGGCCCGGCACGGTCGTCGCCGAACTCGACTCCGACACGGTCACCGCGCACCTGGACACCGTCGACCCGGCCGAGGAACTCGCCCTCTCCGGCTTCCTCGCCGCCGCACGCACCGCTCTCGACCCGCTGGGCTGCGACGTCGCCCTGCGCGCCTTCCACCCCCTCTCGGTGCCCGCCCTGCACCTCGACGACCGGGCCGCCCGCCACGAGCAGGCCCGCGCCGAGGCCGAGGAGCGGGCCGACGACCTGTGGGCGGGCATCCTCGGCTCCCTGCGCGGCAGCGCACCCCGCGCCCGCCTGGTCCTCAACCACCTCAACCCGCTGGTCCGCCGCATCGCCGGCCTCGGCGCGCCCGAACTCATCGGCACCGCCGTGGAATCCCTGTACGGGCAGGCGCTGCTGCGGGCCCAGCGCCCCCTGCGCCCCGCCGACTCCGCCCTGCTCAACCGCGCGTTCCTCGGCCTGCTGGAGTGGGCCACCCACACCGACTCCCCGGAGGGCGGCCCCCGATGAACCCGATGGACTCGATGGACCCCATGAAACCGGTCATGGACTTCGACACGCTCCGCCGGGCGATGGCGGACAACCACGAACAGCCGGAGGGCCCCGCCCGCAACGCGCGCGCCGAGGTCCTGCTCGCCGAGGCGGAGAGACTCGGCACACCCCTCGCCGTCATCGAGGCGCTCGGACACCAGCTCAAGGTCTACAACTACAGCTCCGAGAAGGACAAGATGTTCGTCCCCTTCGCGCGCCTGCTGCGCCTGTGGGACGAACACCCGGAGGACTTCGACGAGTACGAGATCCACACCCTGCACTGGGTGTTCAAGTGGATGACGGCCGGCATGCTCGGCCAGCCGCACATCCCGCTCGCCGCCGTGGAGAAGTGGCTCGGTGAGATGGAACACCGCTACCGGCTCGCCGGGCACTCCGAACGGGCCGTGCGCAACTGCGAGTTCAGCGTCGCCTCGCACATCGGCGACCTGGACCGCGCCGACCGCGCGTACACCGCCTGGCTGGCCGCCGACCGCGACTCCATGGCCGACTGCCACGCCTGCGAACTCCACGACCAGGGCTGGTGGCAGGCGCACAGGGGCAACGACGCGGAGGCGCTCGCGCTGTGGGCGCCCGTGCTCGACGGCACCCACGCCTGCGCCCACGAACCGCACGCCGTG carries:
- a CDS encoding HSP90 family protein, which encodes MDSQTSQPTPSSRPSVPPAASSPHTFQVDLRGLVDLLSHHLYSSPRVYLRELLQNAVDAITARRAEQPDTPATVRLHTGDGELRVVDSGIGLTEPDVHQLLATIGRSSKRDDGLRAARADFLGQFGIGLLACFVVAERIRVVSRSARTPDAAPVEWTATDDGSYTVRTLPVEAHPEPGTTVHLVARAGAAEWLTGERVLSLARDFGALLPYDVRVDGRAVTELPAVWDRPYTSPAARRVALARHCHDLFGFTPLDSLTLDVPLAGVRGVAYVLPTAVSPAQRASHRVHLKGMLLTERAEQLLPDWAFFVRCVLDTDSLRPTASRESLYEDETLAGVRDALGERIRSWLTGLAAQDPERLTAFLAVHHLGVKSLARHDTEMLRTMLPWLPFETTDGRLSLEEFAQRHPVVHFTRTVEEYRQVAPIASAQGIGVVNGGYTYDSDLVEALPSVRPGTVVAELDSDTVTAHLDTVDPAEELALSGFLAAARTALDPLGCDVALRAFHPLSVPALHLDDRAARHEQARAEAEERADDLWAGILGSLRGSAPRARLVLNHLNPLVRRIAGLGAPELIGTAVESLYGQALLRAQRPLRPADSALLNRAFLGLLEWATHTDSPEGGPR